The Streptomyces collinus DNA segment CTCCACCGCCAGCCGAGTCCGCGGCATCGCGCCGATCAGCGGCGAGACCGGCTCCCGCACCTGGAAGTCCATCGGCCCGTGCTTCACCTGGAGCACGGCCTGCTCGGCGAACTCCCCGTCCAGCGGCACGAAATGGTCGTACGCGGCGCGGGCCCGGTCGGTCGTGCGGTCCCGCCAGTCCTGGCGGTGGTCGTAGACGAACGCCCGCCAGTGCACCGTGCCGCCGAACGGCTCCAGCGCCGCCGCCAGCAGGTTCGCGCCCTCGGCGTGACTGCGGCCGTACGCGAACGGTCCCGGCTGCCCCTCCGAGTCGGCCTTCACCACATACCCGCCGAAGTCGGGTATCGCCTCGTACACCCGCCGCGTCGCCCCGGCCCACCAGTCGCGCACCGCCCCGTCCAGCGGATCGGCGGTGGGCAGCCCGCCGAGCGTGACCGGCGCGGCGAAGGAGACCGACAGGTGGGTGCGGATGCCGTAGGGCCGCAACGCCGCGGCGATGTCGGCCACTTCACCGATGCGGTCGGTCAGCAGGCGCGCCTCGGCCGCGTGCACGTTGACGTTGTTCACGGAGACCGCGTTGATCCCGCACGCCGCCAGCAGCCTGCCGTACGCCCGCACCCGGTCGAGTTCGCCCCGCGCGCTGCCGTCCCGCCAGAACAGCGAGCCGCCCGCGTACCCGCGTTCCACCTGGCCCATGACCGGGTGCACGGCCACGTTGTCCCAGTGGTCGAGCATGCGCAGGGCGAGCGCCGGCCGGTGGACCTCCCGGGCCCGCTCCCCGCGGAAGGCGTCGTCGCCGAGCCGTACGACGTGGAACAGCCCGTACAGCAGGCCACGCCCGCCGGAGGCGGTGACGGTCGTCGTGCCGCCCTCCCGCGCGCAGGTGAAACCCTCCTCGCCGAGGGGCTCCGGGCCCTCGGCGCCGAGGGCGAGAGCCAGGTCGTACGCGCCGCCGTCCGGCGCGCCGCGCACGACCCGGCCCCCGAACCGCCGGCAGGCCTGAACCACCTCCCCGTGCACCGTCTCCACCAGGGGAGCCGACCCCCGGATCAGCGTCCGGCGGCCACCGATCGCCCGGAAGGCGGCGGGCGGCAGCCAGGCCGGGTCGACGCCCTCGGGCAGGACGGGCACGGGAAGCGGCACGAGACCCCCAACTCGGTTCTTCAGCCCAGCAGTTCGACCTCCGCCAGGGTCGCCTCGCCGTCGAGGACCAGGCGGTACTTCTCGTACGTACCCGGTGACTTCACCGAGAACGCACGGGTCTGCCGGTCCCAGGCGAAGGACTCCCCGGAGCGCCGGTCCAGCGTCCGCCAGGTGGTGCCGTCGGAGGAGCCCTGGAGCGTCCAGCCGTCCGGTGCCTCCGCCCGGTCCGCCGACGAGGTCAGCGTGTACTGGACCGCCTGGGCGCCCTCGCGGACCGGCAGGTCCACGGACGTCACCGCCGCATCCGTCGCCGACGTGTCGTCGAACAGGGCACCGTCCCCCTTCAGCACGTCCGCACGGGGCGTCGGCACCTCGTCGTCCCGGGTGATCGACACGGGCGCGGCATGCCTGCCCGTGCCCCAGGACGACGGCCGCGGGCCCATGCCGAACTCCAGGACACCGCCCTCGGCGACCAGCGCGTGCGGCAGGGAGGTCTTCGTCCAGGTCCGGCCGTTGACCTTCAGCCCCTGCACATAGACGTTCTTCGCGCTGTTGCGGGGCGCCTTCACCACCAGTTCGCGCCCGTTCTCCAGATGCACGGTCGCCTTCGTGAACAGGGGCGAGCCGATGGCGTACTCGCCGCTGCCCATCACCAGCGGGTAGAAGCCGAGCGCGGAGAACAGGAACCAGGCCGACTGCTCGCCGTTGTCCTCGTCGCCGTGGTAGCCCTGCCCGATCCCGCTGCCGGTGTACAGCCGGGACAGCACCTCGCGGACGTTCTTCTGCGTCTTCCAGGGCTGCCCGGCCGCGTCGTACATGTACAGGGCGTGGTGGGCGACCTGGTTGGAGTGCCCGTACATGCCCATCCGCACGTCCCGCGCCTCGGTCATCTCGTGGATGACACCACCGTAGGAGCCGACGAACTCGGGGGAGGCCGTCTCCGGGGTGGAGAGGTACTCGTCCAGCTTGTCGGCGAGGCCCTTGCGGCCGCCGTACAGGTTGGCCAGGCCCCGGCTGTCCTGCGGGGCGGTGAAGGCGTACCCCCACCCGTTGGTCTCGGTGTAGTCGTGGCCCCACACCCGGGGGTCGTACTTCGCGGACTCCACCCGCCAGTCGCCCTTGGCGTTCCGGCCCTGGAAGAACCCGGCCTTCGCGTCGAAGAGGTTCACGTAGTCCTGG contains these protein-coding regions:
- a CDS encoding alpha-glucuronidase translates to MPLPVPVLPEGVDPAWLPPAAFRAIGGRRTLIRGSAPLVETVHGEVVQACRRFGGRVVRGAPDGGAYDLALALGAEGPEPLGEEGFTCAREGGTTTVTASGGRGLLYGLFHVVRLGDDAFRGERAREVHRPALALRMLDHWDNVAVHPVMGQVERGYAGGSLFWRDGSARGELDRVRAYGRLLAACGINAVSVNNVNVHAAEARLLTDRIGEVADIAAALRPYGIRTHLSVSFAAPVTLGGLPTADPLDGAVRDWWAGATRRVYEAIPDFGGYVVKADSEGQPGPFAYGRSHAEGANLLAAALEPFGGTVHWRAFVYDHRQDWRDRTTDRARAAYDHFVPLDGEFAEQAVLQVKHGPMDFQVREPVSPLIGAMPRTRLAVELQATQEYTGQQRHVCWLGPMWSGVLRFRHEHDQSVGELARGGLVAVSNAGGDPFWTGHPLAQANLYTFGRLAWQPDAEPRAVLDEWIKLSFPAAPPQLADGLHAVLDGSWRTYEKYTAPLGVGFMVQPGHHYGPSVDGYEYSPWGTYHFADRDGIGVDRSVATGTGYAGQYPKPWAELYESPDTCPDELLLFFHHVPYGHVLKSGKTVIQHIYDTHFEGVEEVEEARSVWASLAGLVDPARHARVAERYEEQLRGAREWRDQVNSYFFRKSGVPDGRGRRIC